From the Tripterygium wilfordii isolate XIE 37 chromosome 6, ASM1340144v1, whole genome shotgun sequence genome, one window contains:
- the LOC120000823 gene encoding chromatin modification-related protein EAF1 B-like isoform X5, giving the protein MHGCCSGSALLVNAEVDSMGGVVDGGVGIGVKTSMPRAAVEKAQADLRQEYDIREERRRELEFLEKGGNPLDFKFRNAVSVSIQSTSLTDHPAEHLVISEAKGSFALTASPLGDSVESSGRPGVDTVYEPNSADNLLLFNGENEPLEVKRKPKHPCGRNNVAPSEHSSRTGGTKNAKEAEDSAIFRPYARRNRSRPNRDGVRSSSTDVVQSDVVHGSSLPARGLPRDVKGVSESNNQKNLIVKGISESIDQKSLNATSVSKPKLATSNGDMVSRTSNQSSSKLDGMQSAEVITRHGKGSVTDGRLNVTASVSVRDNQKDQLSDVGAQQIPATMALEEPDVVGGNESEVGVDPVCPPCPPMEKAKNETGPVQLNGFGALKGDRRSMGNEAQNSHLAFGTKVLDSESSCSQNTQSLDINNDNEVCIKRKIVNTNGISEDEKLEHEGTQNLANVEMVHGKNELDAVGSSAVVNEGHDSFYQDNTGNDSLVKVEEEMLASKFDMENAAKKTNMEGVQQKDNIVSETDVKKVGNLVGDKSNLITENLSSGIPQGSVGCFVHELPETTLSGRIFAAAPDLQTCSSNHSKLADKAREDSILEEARTIEAKRKRIAELSIGTSTSEIRRKSHWDFVLEEMAWLANDFAQERLWKMTAAAQVCRRVACTSRTRSEEHDQCSKVKKVAHTIAKAVMQFWHSAEALLKSDGPNNCKHDVAVSRKVDGDETSTYKSRELEKEAGKVLEVQRSGENIAFPVQAYAVRFLKYISSPVPSIQAEAPATPDRISDLGTMDMSWDDHLTEESLFYAVPSGAMEGYRKSIVSHVMQCEKTGNSLQEEVETSMHDAVAEFGYHESAYDEDEGETSAYYLPGPLESSKPSKSAQKKRRNIMRSYNARSYEAGADLPYGHGTVGYQHPMLLGKRPANSLNVGSIPTKRMRTASRQRVISPFGVGATGVLQATTKTDASSGDTSSYQDDQITMHGGSHIQRSMEVESGGNFEKQVLYDYAETSTKPKKKKKTKNPGSAYEHGWQLDSSLYNEQRDHSKRRMESHLMDSNGTGGLYGQHNAKKPKIIKQQLESTFDNIIPISGSTPSPVASQMSNMSNPNKFVKLIGGRDRGRKSKTLKMSAVQPGSGSPWSLFEDQALVVLVHDMGPNWELVSDAINSTLQFKNDNLEAKQIVAVHNSHVLALSHVVPNNLNGVVLTPLQLCDALNPDVLSLGYQSSHVSGLPMSNQGSVASVIPTSGANSTLQGSSGVVVGSHLSSPSGQQNASTRDSRYGVARTSLTVDEQQRMQYSHMLGGRSMQQPNLSASGVLPGADRGVRMMPGGNGMMCGMNRSMPMSRPGFQGMPSAAMLHSSSMLSSSGVGMPSSVNMHSGAGSGQGNSMLRPHEALHMIRPGHSPEHQRPMMAPDIQMQVSQANSQGNTVLNGLSSTFSNQTSPAAGQTYPGHPQQHQMSPRQSHVISNPHHPQVQGSNHPTGPQQQAYALRLVKERQMQQRFLQQQHQHQHQHRHLATSSALMPRLQPQPRAPISSSLQNSSQIQSQTQTQPVSLPPLTPSSPMTPMTLPHQQKPNMPSHGFNRNPQTGASGLNNQTGKQRQRQPQQQQFQQSGRHHPQQRQNVQSQQQAKHLKGMGRGNMPAHQNLGVDSSHLNSLSDASGSQGVEKGEQMMHLMQGQGLYSGSSLSPVQQSKPLVTQSSNHSQSQQKLFSGPTPPLSKQVQHMPSQSDCSSQSQVPPVGSSQALTNAHQVVPAPVVTSNHQQLQGQPQLHQKQFNHSQPSAQRMLQQRVNLDPSNKSQVDQAPADQQAVNSASQMGANTTVEMPRADMDSTSVVPVVPSAVAPQWKPPETLYDSGMLNPATQVDSVGSTPLLNSDGNDPIPSISHGLVQRQLSGGLPHGHNSGAQRQLHLQQSPTPQPPSQQRYQPQEQQENSKQEQQQSPPAHMPLQQMQPLQAAQGSLYIRPTNSKLE; this is encoded by the exons ATGCATGGATGTTGTTCAGGATCTGCACTTTTAGTCAATGCTGAGGTTGATTCCATGGGAGGGGTTGTTGATGGTGGAGTTGGCATTGGAGTCAAAACCTCTATGCCTCGGGCTGCCGTTGAGAAAGCCCAAGCAGATCTTAG ACAGGAATATGACATCCGCgaggaaagaagaagagaactaGAGTTTCTGGAGAAA GGTGGTAATCCATTGGACTTCAAATTCAGAAATGCAGTTTCTGTTAGTATCCAGTCAACTTCGCTCACTGATCACCCTGCTGAACATTTGGTGATCAG TGAGGCCAAAGGTAGTTTTGCACTGACTGCATCACCTCTTGGAGATTCCGTAGAGAGTAGTGGTAGACCAGGGGTTGATACTGTTTATGAACCGAATAGTGCTGATAATCTCTTACTTTTTAATGGTGAAAATGAGCCACTTGAAGTTAAAAGGAAGCCAAAACACCCTTGTGGAAGAAATAATGTTGCTCCATCAGAACACTCTTCCCGGACGGGTGGGACAAAAAATGCCAAAGAAGCAGAAGATTCTGCAATTTTTCGCCCATATGCTCGAAGGAACAGGTCCAGGCCAAATCGTGACGGTGTTCGATCAAGCTCCACTGACGTGGTTCAGAGTGATGTTGTCCACGGATCTTCCTTGCCTGCTCGCGGGTTGCCCAGGGATGTAAAGGGGGTATCTGAATCAAACAACCAGAAGAACCTGATTGTAAAGGGGATATCTGAATCTATCGACCAGAAGAGCCTGAATGCAACTtctgtttctaagccaaaacttGCAACTTCAAATGGTGATATGGTTTCCAGAACCAGTAACCAGTCAAGTTCAAAGTTGGATGGCATGCAGTCTGCAGAAGTGATTACCAGGCATGGCAAAGGGAGTGTGACTGACGGTAGGTTGAATGTTACAGCATCCGTAAGTGTGAGGGATAACCAAAAAGATCAACTTTCAGATGTTGGTGCTCAGCAAATTCCTGCTACTATGGCTTTGGAGGAACCTGATGTCGTTGGAGGAAATGAATCGGAAGTTGGAGTAGATCCTGTATGCCCACCTTGTCCTCCTATGGAAAAGGCTAAGAATGAAACTGGTCCAGTTCAGCTGAATGGATTTGGTGCCTTAAAAGGAGACAGGAGAAGCATGGGAAATGAAGCCCAAAACAGCCATCTAGCATTCGGAACAAAAGTATTAGATTCAGAGTCTTCCTGTTCACAAAACACCCAAAGCTTAGATATAAATAATGATAATGAAGTTTGCATTAAGAGAAAAATTGTCAATACAAATGGAATTTctgaagatgaaaaacttgAACATGAAGGAACACAGAATTTAGCCAATGTTGAAATGGTGCATGGGAAGAATGAGTTGGATGCTGTTGGAAGCAGTGCTGTCGTTAATGAAGGCCATGATTCTTTTTATCAAGACAATACAGGAAATGATTCTCTAGTCAAAGTCGAGGAAGAAATGCTTGCAAGTAAATTTGACATGGAAAATGCGGCAAAGAAAACCAACATGGAGGGAGTGCAACAAAAGGACAATATTGTATCGGAGACTGATGTAAAAAAAGTGGGTAACTTAGTGGGTGATAAGTCCAACCTCATCACAGAAAACCTTAGCAGCGGAATTCCTCAGGGCTCGGTAGGTTGCTTTGTCCACGAGCTTCCTGAGACTACTTTGTCAGGAAGAATTTTCGCTGCTGCCCCTGACCTTCAAACATGTTCTAGCAACCACTCAAAATTGGCAGACAAGGCTCGCGAAGATTCGATTTTAGAAGAGGCGAGAACTATAGAG GCAAAACGCAAGAGGATTGCGGAGTTGTCTATTGGTACCTCGACTTCGGAGATTCGCCGAAAGTCTCACTGGGATTTCGTCCTCGAGGAGATGGCATGGCTGGCAAACGATTTTGCACAG GAGCGTCTTTGGAAGATGACTGCTGCTGCTCAAGTTTGTCGTCGGGTTGCTTGCACTTCTCGAACGAGGTCTGAAGAGCATGATCAATGTTCAAAGGTTAAAAAGGTTGCGCACACCATAGCAAAGGCTGTCATGCAGTTCTGGCATTCAGCAGAGGCACTTCTTAAAAGTGATGGTCCAAATAACTGCAAGCATGACGTGGCTGTATCAAGGAAAGTTGATGGGGATGAAACTTCCACGTACAAGAGTAGAGAACTTGAGAAG GAGGCAGGGAAAGTGTTAGAGGTACAACGTTCTGGAGAAAATATTGCGTTTCCAGTTCAGGCATATGCAGTAAGATTTTTGAAATATATCAGCTCTCCTGTGCCTTCTATCCAAGCCGAAGCACCAGCAACTCCTGACAGGATATCGGATTTAGGCACTATGGATATGTCATGGGATGACCATCTCACGGAA GAAAGCCTCTTCTATGCAGTTCCATCTGGTGCTATGGAAGGTTATAGAAAATCTATTGTTTCTCATGTGATGCAGTGTGAG AAAACTGGCAATAGCTTGCAAGAGGAAGTTGAGACATCTATGCATGATGCTGTAGCAG AATTTGGATATCATGAGAGTGCATATGATGAGGATGAAGGAGAGACAAGTGCATATTATTTGCCTGGACCTCTTGAAAGTAGCAAGCCATCAAAATCTGCTCAAAAGAAACGAAGGAACATAATGAGGTCATATAATGCACGATCATATGAGGCTGGAGCTGATTTGCCATATGGACACGGCACAGTTGGATACCAACATCCTATGTTGTTGGGCAAAAGGCCTGCAAATAGTCTAAACGTTGGTTCAATCCCAACAAAGCGCATGCGTACTGCTTCCAGACAGAGGGTTATAAGTCCTTTTGGTGTTGGGGCTACTGGGGTTCTGCAGGCTACGACGAAGACAGATGCTTCAAGCGGGGATACTAGTTCTTATCAGGATGACCAGATCACTATGCATGGTGGATCCCATATCCAGAGAAGTATGGAAGTTGAGTCTGGTGGGAATTTTGAAAAGCAAGTGCTGTATGACTATGCAGAGACATCAACAAAacctaaaaagaagaaaaagacaaagaacCCG GGTTCTGCCTATGAGCACGGTTGGCAACTGGATTCATCGCTTTATAATGAACAG AGGGATCATTCTAAAAGAAGAATGGAGAGTCATCTTATGGATTCAAATGGAACTGGTG GCTTGTATGGGCAACATAATGCAAAAAAACCAAAGATAATAAAGCAACAGCTGGAGAGCACCTTTGACAACATCATTCCAATATCTGGATCTACTCCTTCTCCTGTGGCATCCCAGATGAGTAATATGTCCAACCCAAATAAGTTCGTTAAGTTGATTGGTGGCCGCGATAGGGGCCGAAAATCTAAAACACTGAAG ATGTCAGCTGTGCAGCCTGGTTCTGGAAGTCCATGGTCCTTATTTGAAGACCAG GCTCTTGTTGTCCTTGTGCACGATATGGGCCCAAATTGGGAGCTTGTAAGTGATGCCATCAACAGCACCCTTCAATTTAAG AATGATAATCTGGAAGCAAAACAGATCGTAGCTGTCCACAATTCGCATGTTCTTGCCCTTTCCCATGTTGTCCCGAATAACCTAAATGGAGTTGTTCTAAC GCCCCTCCAGCTATGTGATGCATTGAACCCAGATGTTCTTTCCCTTGGCTATCAAAGCTCTCATGTTAGTGGTTTACCAATGTCAAATCAAGGTTCTGTGGCATCAGTAATTCCTACCTCTGGAGCAAATTCGACATTACAAGGGTCTTCTGGTGTGGTTGTAGGCAGTCACCTGTCATCCCCATCTGGTCAACAGAATGCATCTACCAG GGACAGTAGATACGGGGTTGCAAGAACATCTTTAACAGTTGATGAGCAGCAGAGAATGCAATACAGTCATATGTTAGGTGGTAGAAGCATGCAGCAGCCGAACTTGTCTGCTTCAGGGGTCCTTCCTGGAGCTGATCGTGGGGTTCGTATGATGCCTGGTGGAAATGGCATGATGTGTGGGATGAATAGAAGCATGCCAATGTCAAGGCCAGGGTTTCAAGGAATGCCGTCAGCAGCGATGCTGCACTCTAGTAGTATGCTTTCTTCTAGTGGGGTTGGCATGCCAAGCTCTGTAAATATGCACTCTGGGGCTGGTTCTGGTCAAGGAAACTCGATGCTGAGACCTCATGAAGCTTTGCATATGATAAGG CCTGGCCATAGTCCAGAGCATCAGAGACCGATGATGGCACCAGATATACAGATGCAAGTTTCTCAAGCGAACAGCCAAGGAAATACTGTTTTAAATGGGTTGAGTTCTACATTCTCTAACCAGACATCCCCTGCAGCAGGTCAGACATATCCAGGCCATCCCCAGCAGCATCAAATGTCTCCACGACAGTCGCATGTTATCAGCAACCCTCATCATCCTCAAGTTCAAGGCTCAAATCATCCTACGGGACCACAGCAACAAGCTTATGCACTCCGCCTTGTGAAAGAGAGGCAAATGCAGCAGCGGTTTCTGCAACAGCAGCATCAGCATCAGCATCAGCATCGTCATCTTGCTACATCTAGTGCTTTGATGCCTCGTCTTCAGCCTCAGCCCCGAGCTCCAATTTCATCTTCTCTACAAAATAGTTCACAGattcaatcacaaactcaaacTCAGCCAGTATCGCTGCCCCCACTTACACCATCTTCACCTATGACTCCCATGACATTGCCACACCAGCAGAAACCAAACATGCCATCTCATGGGTTCAACAGAAATCCTCAGACCGGTGCAAGTGGATTGAATAATCAGACGGGGAAGCAGCGGCAACGACAACCACAGCAGCAGCAGTTTCAACAGTCTGGCAGGCATCACCCTCAACAAAGGCAAAATGTGCAGTCTCAGCAGCAGGCTAAACATTTGAAGGGAATGGGAAGGGGTAATATGCCGGCCCATCAGAACCTTGGCGTTGATTCTTCTCATTTGAACAGTCTTTCTGACGCTTCTGGAAGCCAAGGTGTGGAGAAAGGAGAGCAGATGATGCACTTGATGCAAGGTCAAGGCTTATACTCTGGATCTAGCTTAAGCCCAGTTCAACAGTCTAAACCATTAGTCACTCAATCCTCAAACCATTCTCAGTCTCAGCAAAAACTCTTTTCTGGCCCAACACCCCCTTTATCAAAGCAGGTTCAGCATATGCCTTCTCAGTCTGATTGCAGCTCTCAAAGCCAAGTTCCACCTGTTGGTTCTAGTCAGGCGCTAACAAATGCGCATCAAGTTGTTCCGGCTCCAGTTGTGACTTCCAACCATCAACAGCTACAGGGGCAGCCACAGTTGCACCAAAAGCAGTTTAATCATAGTCAGCCATCGGCTCAAAGAATGCTTCAACAGAGGGTGAATCTGGACCCGTCAAACAAATCTCAAGTTGACCAAGCTCCAGCTGACCAGCAGGCAGTGAACAGTGCTTCCCAGATGGGTGCAAATACAACTGTGGAGATGCCTCGGGCCGATATGGATTCCACTAGTGTAGTACCAGTTGTGCCTTCTGCCGTTGCTCCTCAGTGGAAACCACCTGAGACATTGTATGATTCTGGTATGCTGAATCCTGCTACTCAAGTGGATTCTGTTGGGAGCACGCCTCTCTTAAATTCAGATGGGAATGATCCAATTCCTTCTATCAGCCATGGTTTAGTCCAGAGGCAGTTATCGGGGGGCTTGCCTCATGGGCATAATTCGGGGGCTCAGCGGCAGTTGCATCTGCAACAATCACCAACACCACAACCTCCATCTCAACAACGATACCAACCACAAGAGCAGCAGGAAAATTCCAAACAAGAGCAACAGCAATCACCGCCAGCACATATGCCACTGCAGCAAATGCAACCTTTGCAAGCAGCACAAGGCAGTTTGTATATCAGGCCCACGAATTCTAAGCTGGAATGA